Proteins from one Poecile atricapillus isolate bPoeAtr1 chromosome 14, bPoeAtr1.hap1, whole genome shotgun sequence genomic window:
- the LOC131584741 gene encoding acyl-coenzyme A synthetase ACSM4, mitochondrial-like isoform X4, whose product MRTFIKSWIPQCLWILRSPCRSFHGNNRLLTSQIISHYESIIQNKKELPEYFNFASDVLDEWAQLEKDGRKPANPAFWWVNDEGEEVKWSFQELGSLSRKAANVLSEACGLQRGDRVTAILPRVPEWWLLSVACMRAGIVFIPGTSQLTAKDISYRLQASKAKCIITNDTLAPAVESVLPGSQFLKSKLIVGQGSRDGWLNLKELLAVASADHQCVKSRSQDPMLIYFTSGTTGFPKMAVQSHSSYGIGFATTGRYWMNLTPSDIMWNTSDTGWVKAAWGSLFAPWICGSCVFVHNMPQFKPEVIAKTLSRYPITTFCTAPTAFRMLVQHDMSSYKFPSLKHCVTGGEALNPEVFAKWKIQTGLDIHEGYGQSETVTICANTKGMKIKPGSLGKALPPYDVQIVDDQGAVVPAGEEGTIGIRVKPTRPFCLFSEYLDNPEKTAASVRGDFYLTGDRGTMDEEGYVWFVGRADDIINSAGYRIGPFEVESALIEHPAVSDVAVVSSPDPQRGEVVKAFIVLAPAFKSHDPEKLIHELQQHVKKVTAPYKYPRKVEFVQDLPKTTTGKIQRSVLKNKEWGRA is encoded by the exons ATGAGAACATTTATTAAATCCTGGATTCCTCAGTGTTTGTGGATTCTCAGGTCACCTTGCAGATCATTCCATGGAAACAACAGACTTCTTACGTCTCAGATTATTTCCCATTATGAATCTATAATCCAGAATAAAAAGGAACTGCCAGAATATTTCAACTTTGCAAGTGATGTCTTAGATGAGTGGGCACAACTGGAAAAG GATGGAAGAAAACCAGCAAATCCAGCTTTTTGGTGGGTCAATGATGAGGGAGAGGAGGTGAAGTGGAGCTTTCAGGAGCTGGGCTCTCTGTCCAGGAAGGCAGCCAATGTACTTTCTGAGGCCTGTGGTTTGCAGAGAGGAGACAGAGTTACAGCAATTCTGCCTCGTGTTCCTGAGTGGTGGCTCCTGAGTGTGGCCTGCATGCGAGCAG GAATTGTCTttattccaggaacatcccaatTAACAGCCAAAGATATCTCCTACCGACTCCAAGCTTCCAAGGCCAAGTGCATCATTACCAATGACACACTGGCACCTGCAGTGGAATCTGTCCTGCCTGGCAGCCAGTTCCTGAAAAGTAAACTCATTGTAGGCcaagggagcagggatgggtggCTGAACCTCAAAGAACTCCTTGC GGTTGCATCTGCTGACCATCAATGTGTCAAGTCAAGGAGTCAAGACCCAATGCTGATCTATTTTACCAGTGGAACTACAGGCTTCCCAAAAATGGCAGTGCAGTCCCACAGCAGTTATGGTATCGGATTTGCAACCACTGGCAG GTATTGGATGAACTTGACTCCTTCAGATATAATGTGGAATACCTCTGATACTGGCTGGGTAAAAGCAGCTTGGGGCAGTCTTTTTGCACCATGGATCTGTGGATCCTGTGTCTTTGTACACAATATGCCACAGTTTAAACCAGAAGTTATTGCAAAG ACACTCTCAAGATACCCCATCACCACCTTCTGCACGGCTCCCACCGCCTTCCGCATGCTGGTCCAACATGATATGAGCAG CTACAAGTTCCCGAGTCTGAAACACTGTGTAACTGGAGGGGAAGCACTCAATCCTGAAGTGTTCGCGAAGTGGAAAATCCAGACAGGGCTGGATATCCATGAAGGTTATGGCCAGAGCGAAACA GTGACAATCTGTGCCAATacaaaaggaatgaaaattaaaCCCGGCTCTTTGGGAAAAGCTCTTCCCCCTTATGATGTGCAG ATCGTAGATGACCAAGGGGCTGTTGTGCCTGCAGGAGAAGAGGGCACCATTGGGATCCGAGTGAAACCCACACGACCCTTCTGTCTGTTCTCCGAGTACTTG GATAATCCAGAGAAAACTGCAGCCTCTGTGCGTGGAGATTTTTACctcactggggacaggggcacTATGGATGAAGAGGGATATGTCTGGTTTGTTGGAAGAGCTGATGATATCATAAATTCTGCTGG GTATCGCATTGGCCCATTTGAAGTGGAGAGTGCATTGATAGAGCACCCAGCAGTCTCAGACGTGGCTGTTGTCAGCAGTCCCGACCCACAGAGAGGGGAG GTGGTCAAAGCCTTCATTGTTTTAGCTCCTGCTTTTAAATCACATGatccagaaaaattaattcatgaGCTTCAACAACATGTCAAGAAGGTGACTGCTCCTTACAAGTATCCAAGGAAG GTGGAGTTTGTTCAGGATCTGCCAAAGACAACTACTGGGAAAATCCAGAGAAGTGTTCTAAAGAACAAAGAGTGGGGAAGAGCATGA
- the PDILT gene encoding protein disulfide-isomerase-like protein of the testis → MNTHTFFLLLLLFLKGFLPADSISPNEAKLKKTKLPKIKKENHVLLLKTSNFDRALKETKYLLVKFYVTLSQSSQNLSEEFAEAARQLKKEAPTIQFGKMDVTHQHDLRKEFNIQAFPTVKFFVNGSREDPIDCKGVRKASTFITWVKRRTGPSTALINSTDQAEAIIKADDLAVIGFFRELHNDSVEVFCETAKDVPEMPFGMTASENVCANYGIQRNSLVVFKKGKPVHTEVLEDGRQDKLGLTRLIKTFTLDLVTEYNIETSVKIFDVPVENHILLFTPTNSETFNEIYENYQSAAAEFRGKILFVFVDTDEARNGRIFEYFRIRDIDVPAVRILNLTSDAKYKMPADEVTVENLKEFCQNYLNGKAKQHLSSEEIPQDWDKMPVKVLVGKNFNSIIFNKTMTVFVMFYAPWSHECRKLLLIWDKLGEQYESRKDIMIAKIDVTANDILSVALDRYPFFTLFPAGPDYQEVAYTGEYTLEAFSEFLEEQSKTKAEPGEKDPSEGIKEDFSQKETVIREKEL, encoded by the exons ATGAACACAcatacatttttccttcttctactGTTGTTTCTCAAAGGCTTCCTACCAGCAGACAGCATAAGCCCAAATGAAGCAAAgctaaagaaaaccaaactccccaaaataaaaaaggagaacCACGTCCTCTTGCTGAAAACGAGCAACTTTGACAGAGCATTGAAGGAGACCAAATACCTCCTGGTGAAGTTCT ATGTTACTTTATCTCAATCATCTCAGAATTTGTCTGAAGAATTTGCTGAGGCTGCACGACAGCTTAAAAAAGAAGCTCCAACAATCCAGTTTGGCAAAATGGATGTGACCCACCAACATGACTTgagaaaagaatttaatattcaAGCCTTCCCTACTGTGAAGTTCTTTGTGAATGGCAGCAGGGAAGATCCCATAGACTGCAAAG GAGTCAGAAAAGCCTCAACCTTTATTACATGGGTGAAAAGAAGAACAGGACCTAGCACTGCTTTAATCAACTCTACTGATCAGGCTGAAGCCATCATAAAAGCTGATGATTTAGCAGTGATTGGCTTCTTTAGG GAACTTCACAATGACAGTGTGGAAGTTTTCTGTGAGACAGCAAAAGATGTGCCAGAGATGCCTTTTGGGATGACAGCCAGTGAGAACGTCTGTGCTAACTACGGCATCCAAAGGAACTCTCTTGTTGTGTTTAAGAAG GGAAAACCTGTGCATACTGAAGTGCTTGAAGATGGTAGACAGGACAAACTGGGCCTGACAAGACTAATCAAAACCTTTACCTTGGATTTGGTCACTGAATATAATATTGAG ACATCTGTGAAGATTTTTGATGTCCCTGTTGAAAATCACATCCTGCTGTTCACCCCAACGAACTCGGAGACTTTCAATGAGATTTACGAAAACTACCAGTCTGCTGCCGCAGAATTCAGAGGAAAG atattgtttgtttttgtggatACTGATGAAGCAAGGAATGGACGGATTTTTGAGTATTTTCGCATCAGGGACATCGATGTTCCTGCCGTGAGAATCCTAAATCTGACCAGCGATGCCAAGTACAAAATGCCTGCGGATGAGGTGACTGTGGAGAACCTAAAAGAATTTTGCCAGAACTACCTAAATGGAAAAGCAAAG CAACATCTCTCTAGTGAAGAAATTCCACAAGACTGGGACAAGATGCCTGTCAAAGTGCTTGTTGGGAAGAATTTCAACAGTATCATCTTCAATAAGACCATGACTGTGTTTGTTATGTTTT ATGCCCCTTGGTCCCACGAGTGCAGGAAACTCCTGCTGATCTGGGATAAGCTGGGAGAGCAATATGAAAGCCGCAAAGACATAATGATTGCAAAGATTGATGTGACAGCAAACGACATCCTGTCCGTGGCGTTGGATCGCTATCCGTTCTTCACGCTCTTTCCTGCTGGGCCGGATTACCag gaagtgGCCTATACTGGGGAATATACATTGGAGGCATTTTCTGAATTCTTAGAAGAACAAAGCAAGACAAAAGCAGAACCAGGAGAGAAG gaTCCTTCAGAAGGAATCAAAGAGGATTTCAGCCAAAAGGAAACTGTAATAAGAGAGAAAGAACTTTAA
- the LOC131584741 gene encoding acyl-coenzyme A synthetase ACSM4, mitochondrial-like isoform X2 — protein MHCFQTFLLAQNSWDERGRVLGFWVNALLSQSELCPTPEGSVHCLAESQHVFIATLPEGRQTWGTVRVELTSGQKSWGSLGRKRQSRPHLTSRVRLVTDSLGVHLILPSLSDKTSFIMRTFIKSWIPQCLWILRSPCRSFHGNNRLLTSQIISHYESIIQNKKELPEYFNFASDVLDEWAQLEKDGRKPANPAFWWVNDEGEEVKWSFQELGSLSRKAANVLSEACGLQRGDRVTAILPRVPEWWLLSVACMRAGIVFIPGTSQLTAKDISYRLQASKAKCIITNDTLAPAVESVLPGSQFLKSKLIVGQGSRDGWLNLKELLAVASADHQCVKSRSQDPMLIYFTSGTTGFPKMAVQSHSSYGIGFATTGRYWMNLTPSDIMWNTSDTGWVKAAWGSLFAPWICGSCVFVHNMPQFKPEVIAKTLSRYPITTFCTAPTAFRMLVQHDMSSYKFPSLKHCVTGGEALNPEVFAKWKIQTGLDIHEGYGQSETVTICANTKGMKIKPGSLGKALPPYDVQIVDDQGAVVPAGEEGTIGIRVKPTRPFCLFSEYLDNPEKTAASVRGDFYLTGDRGTMDEEGYVWFVGRADDIINSAGYRIGPFEVESALIEHPAVSDVAVVSSPDPQRGEVVKAFIVLAPAFKSHDPEKLIHELQQHVKKVTAPYKYPRKVEFVQDLPKTTTGKIQRSVLKNKEWGRA, from the exons ATGCATTGTTTTCAGACATTTCTTCTTGCACAAAACAGCTGGGATGAGAGAGGAAGAGTGCTGGGTTTCTGGGTCAATGCTTTGCTTTCACAAAGTGAACTTTGCCCAACCCCAGAGGGATCCGTACACTGCCTGGCCGAAAGTCAGCATGTATTTATAGCAACCCTTCCTGAGGGAAGGCAGACCTGGGGCACTGTGAGGGTGGAACTGACAAGTGGTCAAAAGTCTTGGGGGTCACTGGGCAGAAAACGTCAAAGCAGACCTCACCTGACAAGTAGAGTGAGACTG GTGACTGATTCTTTAGGTGTGCACCTGATTCTCCCCTCACTGTCTGATAAAACATCATTTATCATGAGAACATTTATTAAATCCTGGATTCCTCAGTGTTTGTGGATTCTCAGGTCACCTTGCAGATCATTCCATGGAAACAACAGACTTCTTACGTCTCAGATTATTTCCCATTATGAATCTATAATCCAGAATAAAAAGGAACTGCCAGAATATTTCAACTTTGCAAGTGATGTCTTAGATGAGTGGGCACAACTGGAAAAG GATGGAAGAAAACCAGCAAATCCAGCTTTTTGGTGGGTCAATGATGAGGGAGAGGAGGTGAAGTGGAGCTTTCAGGAGCTGGGCTCTCTGTCCAGGAAGGCAGCCAATGTACTTTCTGAGGCCTGTGGTTTGCAGAGAGGAGACAGAGTTACAGCAATTCTGCCTCGTGTTCCTGAGTGGTGGCTCCTGAGTGTGGCCTGCATGCGAGCAG GAATTGTCTttattccaggaacatcccaatTAACAGCCAAAGATATCTCCTACCGACTCCAAGCTTCCAAGGCCAAGTGCATCATTACCAATGACACACTGGCACCTGCAGTGGAATCTGTCCTGCCTGGCAGCCAGTTCCTGAAAAGTAAACTCATTGTAGGCcaagggagcagggatgggtggCTGAACCTCAAAGAACTCCTTGC GGTTGCATCTGCTGACCATCAATGTGTCAAGTCAAGGAGTCAAGACCCAATGCTGATCTATTTTACCAGTGGAACTACAGGCTTCCCAAAAATGGCAGTGCAGTCCCACAGCAGTTATGGTATCGGATTTGCAACCACTGGCAG GTATTGGATGAACTTGACTCCTTCAGATATAATGTGGAATACCTCTGATACTGGCTGGGTAAAAGCAGCTTGGGGCAGTCTTTTTGCACCATGGATCTGTGGATCCTGTGTCTTTGTACACAATATGCCACAGTTTAAACCAGAAGTTATTGCAAAG ACACTCTCAAGATACCCCATCACCACCTTCTGCACGGCTCCCACCGCCTTCCGCATGCTGGTCCAACATGATATGAGCAG CTACAAGTTCCCGAGTCTGAAACACTGTGTAACTGGAGGGGAAGCACTCAATCCTGAAGTGTTCGCGAAGTGGAAAATCCAGACAGGGCTGGATATCCATGAAGGTTATGGCCAGAGCGAAACA GTGACAATCTGTGCCAATacaaaaggaatgaaaattaaaCCCGGCTCTTTGGGAAAAGCTCTTCCCCCTTATGATGTGCAG ATCGTAGATGACCAAGGGGCTGTTGTGCCTGCAGGAGAAGAGGGCACCATTGGGATCCGAGTGAAACCCACACGACCCTTCTGTCTGTTCTCCGAGTACTTG GATAATCCAGAGAAAACTGCAGCCTCTGTGCGTGGAGATTTTTACctcactggggacaggggcacTATGGATGAAGAGGGATATGTCTGGTTTGTTGGAAGAGCTGATGATATCATAAATTCTGCTGG GTATCGCATTGGCCCATTTGAAGTGGAGAGTGCATTGATAGAGCACCCAGCAGTCTCAGACGTGGCTGTTGTCAGCAGTCCCGACCCACAGAGAGGGGAG GTGGTCAAAGCCTTCATTGTTTTAGCTCCTGCTTTTAAATCACATGatccagaaaaattaattcatgaGCTTCAACAACATGTCAAGAAGGTGACTGCTCCTTACAAGTATCCAAGGAAG GTGGAGTTTGTTCAGGATCTGCCAAAGACAACTACTGGGAAAATCCAGAGAAGTGTTCTAAAGAACAAAGAGTGGGGAAGAGCATGA